TAGCCTCTCAAATGCTCGTGGAAAACAAAAGGTATAAACGAACTAAAATCGATATTCCAAGCAACATCAAGTACCCACAAAGACACTCATCGCAATTGGTGTGTATCacacattaatttaaaatatatatttatcaattttcttatataaacATTCCACCTACCACTTGTGATACAAATATCTCAAATACATAGCATACCTAAGGAGTAAATGAATGGTCCAGTGAGGTATGGTACCTGAGAAAAGCACTTATAGAAGTTGGATCAGTAAAGGAGAATGGAAAAGAAAATCTACAACTTTGTGTGTGTATACTAATATTACATGACAGGCTGCAGCTTTACCTCTAGGAATAGCTAGGGTAGTAAGAGTTGGCCAGTAATAACAACTAACACTAAATTGCAGCTGCCTTCACCAAGCAAAATAAGATTATGCTAAATAGAGTAGCaggagaaaaataaattaaggaGGAGAAAATGATGAAACTTTTTAACATGATAGGGTTATACTAGTATTTAGTAGCAAGGTTGCTAGACCTTCACACCTTGGGTGGAAGCCTTGTTTTTCTTCTCAGCATCACCGACACCATCATCTTCTTCCCCGTTCGCCTCATCAGCATCAGCTAGTTTTGTGAGCTCCTCCTGAATCATGAGCTTTACTGATGATTTTCTTGGTGCGAGGTCTGTATTGAATTGCTGGGCTGCAATGGTGATGAGGATTAAAATGATGTAAATAACAGATGAATTCATTTCCTAACATGACGGGACATTCAAAATGATCAATATACCAGATAATACAGATAGATTAGCCTAATAGAATAAAAGGGGTTTTGAGCCTTTTCTTCTCCCCTACCCGCCACAATGTAGAAATGTAAAAGACAACAAAACAATTTAATGAGAGCTGGCCTGCTTGGGTGACAGAGAGCAACAACTTTAATAGAGTAAACAAGACCTGCAGAACTAGGACTCTCATAATTAACTTCTCCCAAAATCATGTGATCTAGATATACCCAAAAAACACACGTAGACACACTAACATCCTCCCAAACATCCatataaaaatctaaaagtaaAGCTACAGCTCTGTCTAGGCTGGCTTTGAACTTGGCATCTATATTCAGAAAGACATTAGAAAGGAACAGTGGAGGTGCAGGTAGAGTGAAAAAAATTAGTTGTCAgctagaaaattaaaataaagggAAACTTACCTAGTTGCTTCAGAATGTCAGTAAAGGTAGCCTGCAAGATACAAGTATAATGAGTGTGTTAAAGTCATCACAAAAATACAGATAAGGGAACAAAGAAAAAACAGTAAAAGAAAGAATGTTGTTCATACGTCAACATACACACTTTTGTGTAATGGAAAGATCATGCATGATCAAGCTGTAAACTGGAAATTACTAAAATTGGGTTTCATGTAACTTCCCAGAATTCTCATTTATCAGATGCATCATCGAGTTATACATGGCCAGGGGAAAGAAAAACCTGATCCAAAATCAAATCACAAGTGTAGAATAGAAATATCGCAGAACCAAAGGTTTTTAGTCTTTTAGTTTTAGTGCCACCTGACGACTACAATAGCATTCAACGGTAGAGTGCCTATTATAAAGCATGGATGGAAGTGTTCAGGGACTAACCGTATTGAAATCAACCTCCTTAAGGAGTTCACAAATTGCATCCCTGAGTTTATCATCGCTTGGCTTTAATTTCTCCTCATTGAGCTTATCTTTGACTTTGAGAACCTTCTTCCCTGCATTTGAACCAAAATAAAAGCACCTTCAGGAACTGCATGCAACTAAAGAACAGAAGGTGAATTAAAAGGGGGCTAATGTAAAGAATCAATTACAACAAAAGATCCGGTTAGAGATCTTGACCCTCACTATGCAATTGATAAAATGGGAGAAACCAAAACCCTCACCAGGGCTCTCCTTAACAGCTGACTTCTTCGGAGCTGACAACTTCTTGTCTGATTCATCTTTCTTCTTATTAGAAGGTTTCTTATCACTACTGTTACTAATGCTTTTTGATTTGGCAGTTACTTTTTTTGGCGGGGAGCTGGCCTTCTTAGAGGTTGTTGTTTTCTGGGATTTGGTTTTACTAACAGATCCTTTCTTTGCAGGAGACTTTGACAATCGTTGCTTCTGCTTTCCTTTGTCATCATCAGATTCCTTCTCAGATTCACTTTCTTTCTTCTCAGATTCACTTTCTTTCTCCTCGCTCACAGATTGTTCAGACATCTCATCCTCTGATCTTTCTGGAAAACCATTTACACCTTCCTCTTCATGTCCGTCATCTTTCTCTTCTGCTGATTCATCTTCTGACTCAGGAGGTGTGCCTTTTGCCTCAGCAGCCTTTTTAGAGGCACTGCCAGTTTTCTTATGACTCTGAAAATACCATACATAATAATATCAAATAATGCATGTATCCAGAATCTCCAAGAACATCAAAATTGATTACcaacttgatttttttttatcaatctaatTTCACATTCAGTAGCAAATTAGTAGCAGATACTGTTGACTTCCTTCTCCTGCTTAATTCGTTCTTTGGCTCAAtaagttaatttcttttgtACATTCTCCCCCTAAACCCTCTTCAACTTTTGTCAGATGGATTGATAATGTGGTTACCATTGAGATATAACCATCAAGCAAACTCCACATAAATTAACCATCTAAAGCATCTGACTATGAAATTGGCTGAAGTGCAGAGAgccaaaaggaaaaaaaaataagggaaaGCAAAAGTTGGTGgtaatggtggtggtggtggtgttgGCCTCTTTTGCCCTTTCACTTttgttttcatttcatttcctatatttttcttttgaatctGAACCTGTAGGCCTTTCCTTTCTCATTTTTATTCACTCTTAAGGACCAAATGCAAGAGTACAGAAATTGAGAAAACTCCGGACACTcaggaaaagattaaaaatgTGTTGATTGCATGTAGAGACATACTTATGAAGCTGATATGAACATACGCTGCAGACAAAATTTGTGAAGTTCTACAGCACAAACTGTGAGTGAATGTCTAGCTCTCTCTCACGCGGCAGCTCAATATAATTAGATGTTACTATAGTACTTAAGCCTTAAACAAAGAGAAGAACCATTACATTCTATAGAAACTTGTAGATTGTCCAGAACGAACGAGAAATTTAGTGCAGACAATGCTGCAGATAATGTATAGTATCACTAATATCTTGTaaaaagacaagaaaatatatcaaataaagtttaattataCGAGTCCAACTTCAAAGAAAATTAAGGGAACAAACAATTAAATAACCTGAAAAAATATACCTTAGCTGAGCCTTTTGATGGCGTACTACTCCCAGACGACTTGCTTACCCTCTTTCTCTTTTTACCCTTACTTGATTGTTCCTTAAAATTGAAATTCGCATAAACAGGAGTTGGAAGAAATAAATGGTGAAATAGGAATGAaagatttatataaaaaattcacTAAGTTAAAACCTGCACTTTATCAGCAAGTAATTCGGAGGTTGTTGCATGAGGTTCCACCAAAAATTTCATCAACTTAGAAATAATATCTTCCTGAGAACAGAATAGCAGAAATTCAGTAACTCAATCCATCAGCAAACATTGTGGTAAAGATGCTctatagaaggttttaaaaaaaaaaaaaaagagatgctCTATAGAATCTAAATACAACTATGCAGGGTTTCCAACGCTCTAAATGATTAACAAGAAAAGGTCAGTAGTAAGTAGTAACACATTTTAACAAACCAGAATATAGACTAAGAAATGGGACCCAAACTAGCAATCTAGCATAGCTAAATTTATAACTTTTGGTCCTTAGCTGCTTGATATAAACCAACCTTCCTCGAATTAGCCTTGGAAATGGGTATATCAAGGACATCACAGAACTCCACCAGCTTCTCCTTGAAACACTTGTCGAGTTTCTCTTTGATTTTAGTCATTTGCTTTTCCTGATATCATGTTCATATGGAGCACATAAAGCTCAATGTATCAGTGGAGAACATGAGAAAGAGatgttaaaaattaaatagtgaGTTTCATTTTCACCTCATTATCATTCCAAACAAATCCAGAGAATCTTGATATGTTGGTTTTGACTTGAGCAGCCTGCATAAACCAGAAAAGTacaaaaacaaagaaataatCCTGACTTTGTTTAACAGAGTCGGACAGTTGAGCCAACCACTGCAGGCAGACATTCATATACTTGCCAAAGACATCAACTTATCAAGTGCAAGAATTAGACAGGCTTACTATTATAGACCAAACAACAGGAATTGGAGTAAGATCTGTGAGCATGTCTGAACTGAGTTTCAAAACCAGCAAGAACAAGAAAACTAGCTTCTGAGGGAACCAGGATGGAAACATGAAATATACACCCTCAAGTATGAATCTACAGGTGATTAAATGTATTACTACTGGAGACTCTTATAGCGTTCAAAACAAAACCTGAGACTGAAATGCTACTTGAAATTAGGAAAGCAGCAAAAGTCTTAGCAGAATGGCTATGCTTTTTAACTCCAAAGTTAATAAGCCCAGAAATGCAGTTCACAAAAAGAGTACAGCTTAACCTAAATTTCTCAATATTAGGTTGTTTGAAGAGTATTAATCTAATTGGTAAGGAGAGACAACCATGGAACTAAGCGTTGTGAAGCTTAAATCCAGAATAAGATAAACTCTAAAAGCATTACCTTTCCTCTTCTTCCAAAAAGAATTGTATGCAACAACTTGAAAGTATCATCAGTCTTCTTTCTCGATAACTTGTATGCCACTGCAGCTCAGACATGAGACCAACTCCACTATTAGAGCATAGCTGGACATCATTTTGatatacaataataaaaaagcTATTTTTAACATCACAAATGAAATTTCTAATTGAATTGCCAAGATCTGGTACGTGGGATACAGGAAGTCGAGCATTTACCAGTActtcaaataataaataaaaatagtaaggtttaACACTCAAACACATGACTGCACTTTTTCATATATAGACAcaaaaaaacataaacaaagtTTATATTTTCCAATTGCAACTTGACAATTTAAAAGAGACTTTCAagtaattaattttcaatattttattattatttaattgatgtCAAGATACAAGAATTTTCTGAACAATTTGCTAAGCAAATACGATAGCTATCACTCAGCATGAACATAATTGGAGAGTGTTGAGAACAAGTGGCAATTCCCAATATACGCTCACAGGATTGCAATAATTCCAATGTATCCCTGATATTTCaacctattatttattaattccAGTTATAGTTTCAAATGTCACCATGACCATTTCTCTGATGAACAAACATTCAGCTATTGCTGGAATAATAGAGTTGTTGCTAAACTTATATGTTCTTATATCTTCAATTGTGTTAACTGCAGCAAGATAAAACAAACAGAAGTTCCTTTGAAACCACAACAGATAAGCATTTCAAATATGAGTTATATTTAttcgaaaaaataaaatgagtcaaGTCTGATTATTCATTGGAGGCCAGTACTTATATCCATTTTTTCCTCCAAAGTCTTTGGATCCAATTCATACAGGCTCAAGATAGTATCATAGTAACTTCAGGTTGTTTCATCTGCAGATTCCACAAATTTGAAGAACCAGGAACACAGTGAAACACAACGAGAAGAGAACTATTGCTCGAAACAAAATGACCAAAAAATACAGAGAGGGGTAGACATCAGAGCCTCAAACATTTTCCATCAACTCACTAAAgtaaggaaataaaaaaatcccatcttcaataaaaaaaataagtacacaATTTAGTAGTTGGAATGAAGTTATGCATCTTTTTGGTATGTATAGAATAAAATAGACCTTTACGCCCTGTAATTATGTTTCCTCAAAGAATAGCATGATGCCCCTACTTAATTTAGCTAACAAAATAGATCAAATAAAAAGAAGTATATACAAGAAAGTTCGGGAAAGAAATGCATCAGACCAACAGATTGTCGACAAGCTACGAAACACACACAACAAAGAGAGCAACCATGCATGCATGAAAGAGAATGTAAATGAATATACCATTTGGAATATCTTTTAGCGCAGTTCCACGACCCTGAAAGCAAAGCACTTTGTCAAAGTCTATCCATAAAACATGACTTTAGTTTTGTAATATACATCCAGCAGAACTTTTCTGCCAATGGGAGAAAACACCAAATTGAAAAACTATAACTGGCACCTTGGCAATATGGAACTCCCTAGCTGAATCCTTCTCGATTGTGGCTACCAATCTTTCCACAGATTTCCGCTCACGAATAGGACGATCAATTGTAGAAGCTGCAGGGGTTTTTGGCTCTTTGTCCTTTTTATCGACTGAGGCTCTTGTCTCCTCCTTTTTATGTGATGAGGTTTTAGGCTCTTTCACCTTTTTCTCATAGGGGGTTCTTGTTTCTTCCTCCTCTTTTTCTTTAGAaacctttttattattttttttctgtcCAGCACTATTCTTTGTTCTCGAACGTTTCTTAGATTCTCTCTCTTTGCTAGGCTCCTCTTGATTTTCTTCCTCCTCTTTCACTCCATCAGCCTCCTCTTCAACCTTATCCTCATCCATCTTACCGGTTTCTTCCTCAGCACTCTCCCCCCTTTCCTCATAATTGATTTCCTCCTTTTCAACTGCTGCTGCAGTGTCTTTCTTTTCTCTGTCCTCTGCCGTTTCTTCCTTTTCTCTATCCACTGCTGTTTCTTCCTTTTCTCTGCCCCCTGCTGTTTCCTCATTTTCTCTAGCTGCTGCTGTTTCTTCCTTTTCTCTGTCCGGTGCAGTTTCTTCCTTTCCCTCTTTTGCAGcattttcatcaatttcctCGCATTTGCTGACATCATCTTTGTCCACATCCATATTCTGAGCCTCAATCTTCCCATCATCATGTTTATCTACTTCCATTTCTTTTACTCCATCATGATGCTCTCCTTTCTTATCCATAATTGTCTCAGCTTCACCCTCCACCTCAGCATTTCCATTTGCAACAGACTCAGGATTCTCAGATATCACATCTCCCTCTCCCATAACAGCTACGACTCAAGTGCAAGATCTCAGAGAAGCCCACGTTCCCAAAGCAAACtgcatattaataaaaatttatttttttgtaccATCAGTGATAGCATATATTCATGAAAACACAAAATGGTGATAAGTCATCAATAATTGACATAATAAGTATGGCATTTGATACACCAAAAGCAAAGTCAACAGATATTACATGGCAATAAAGCCCCATcactaataaatatataaataaataaaaaaggaacGCTGCATGCTATGACCAGGAGAGGAGATTGGACAGCCATGGACGATTGGAATGAAAAAGTCCTTTATTTTACAGACATTTACCCCTCTAACAAAGTGCATATCCTGGCTGCTTTCAAACAAAGAAATTAGCATGCCCTAACAAGATCTACAAGATCACTAACACCGTAACTACCTAATCAAAActgaaagaaacaaaaaaactaCATTCAACATGAAAGGAGAGTAAAAAATAATCCAAGGATCGAAATTCATCAGGCACTAAACAAAGCCCTAAGTGCAAAGTTGCTAAATTCAACCTCAATTTCACTAAGAGAGCTGATAAAAACAGACTGCAGTTCCCATAACTGAAAGAGTAATGGAGAAAGACCAGAATTAAGTTAAGCTTACAGATATCAAAGGCTAGATTCGAAGATAGGAAAGCTTCTTCGGAAGCTCAGTGTGAGACTGAAACGATTTTACAGGtattttcttctctctccctctaaaatttctgtttcaaaggtACCCACAACTTCCATGGTTGGGGCTGGCCTTTTATATCGCGGACACCAAATTCGGATTTTAAATCCAGTTTAATGCCATGTCGGATCGTGAAGCCAGACACTCGGCGGGATTCTAAAACTTGACATGTCTTTGACGGCTGAGATTGGTATTTGCAGTGATGGACGGATGAGATTGCTTATTCTTTTGAATGTGAGCTGATCTGGATTCGGTTGACCTTCACAAACTGCTATTTTCCTCATTTATTATTGGGCTTAAATGGGCCTAAGGCCTGCCCCCGTAGTATTTTAATGGAAAACTGTTGCtgccaaaataaataaataaaattcatattttccAATACTTATTATAAGTCCGGCTAACCAGAGccgggggggctagagccccctcccaaattttgagtttttttttttttttaaataattttgttttataaaagagtatttggttattatattctctcatatatacttaatttaaggataattttgttttttaaaactatatgatctatgaaatattgtttgttattattactattatacttgtcttttaataaaaaatgcctaatatgtatgaaatgctaaaaaaaattataatgtattgaaactaatttgtaatatatagaaaatatataatctatggacatgttgtttgttattattattattatgcttgccttttaataaaaaatgtcttaaatatacggaatttccaaaaaaagttttgtgatatattgaaactatataatctatgaaaatattgttcgttattattagtattatgctcgtattttaattaaaaaaaataccttaaatatactgaatgcccaaaaaaaaattctcgggggctaccgcccccgaacccccgtacaggttcagccccccccaaactaaattcctggctccgtccctgcggCTAACGTCAGGGAGAGCGGGTCGAGTTACTCCATCCACGACTCGTCatatatttaattgtttggTACAATATTTAGTGAGATTTTTTAAGAACCATCCATATATTTTATGAGCTACACGATTCGCCGATCACTTCATATGGAAAATGCCATGCAAGAAACCTTCTCTCACCGCTTGTAAGATATCACAATCATCATCCGGGAGGAAACGTCGCTCGTCATCTGGGTTGGCCATTGTCCAGGAGGATAGAGAACCAAAGATacaaaaattcttttttttttttttttggataaattaccacaaaaactctctttttatttattatcaatATCGCGTGAGtatatatcttttttttctttttcttaactgtataaaaaaattaaaaaaaaagttataacaGTTAGaagttataaataaaattattttcttaattctcccTCTTGTTCTTTTCacattttattgtttttattctatttttctaATTATAGAATATGGCATAAATATATCATTTGCAGCGCATCAAACATATTGTTTTGCTTGATGCATTACAAGAGAATgctttaaatatttaaattttgtgatTTTCAACTTAGTGAACGTTCATAATTATGTATGACATAGtgtgaattaattttaattatttttttactatttatttAACTATAGCAATTCTCGTGTATCGCATGGGATAACaatattagtaataataaataaattttaaaaaaagagtttTTTTTCGTCTTTTGTTCTCTCTTCTCCCGCAAATTTTCATgtattatttttctctctcttcttctaccAATTTCCTCTATCTTCAAttctcctttttttattttgattcttttcTATTGATTCATGAAAACTATGCAATACGcacttaaattaaagattgtggcaagatctttaatataatataaaaatcatcaaaaatgaatttaaaatgaatacgttatcaataaaaaaaattaaaatattttattttctttctcttcattaaaattttaaagcttTTTTTCTCCTTCCTAATAATGTTAAACATACAAATTTCTTTtctctttgttttcttttttatattaatttgttttttatttatatatatttttattataaattgtgttaatatataagaatagccacttttatatagtaaaaataaattttacccactaatataaaaagttaaaaaaatacccacatttaccattttacccttatatatataatttttacaaatacccacgaattcacaaccaaaataaattttggttatgaattcaagctttaaaactcgaattcacaactgaataacaagtattggttgtgaattcaagttttaaagtttgaattcacaactataaatagtgttagttgtgaattcacaacctacgctatttcaagttgtgaattcacaaccgataaaacttgaattcacaaccaatattttttcaagttgtaaattcacaaccaataaaacatgaattcacaatcaacattatttcaattgtgaattcacaaccaacgccgataattcagttgtgaattcaagaacatttgtacaaaattgcgcgattttcatcaatttctttgttacttatatttttttccgattaaa
The genomic region above belongs to Salvia miltiorrhiza cultivar Shanhuang (shh) chromosome 5, IMPLAD_Smil_shh, whole genome shotgun sequence and contains:
- the LOC130986176 gene encoding DEK domain-containing chromatin-associated protein 3, which translates into the protein MGEGDVISENPESVANGNAEVEGEAETIMDKKGEHHDGVKEMEVDKHDDGKIEAQNMDVDKDDVSKCEEIDENAAKEGKEETAPDREKEETAAARENEETAGGREKEETAVDREKEETAEDREKKDTAAAVEKEEINYEERGESAEEETGKMDEDKVEEEADGVKEEEENQEEPSKERESKKRSRTKNSAGQKKNNKKVSKEKEEEETRTPYEKKVKEPKTSSHKKEETRASVDKKDKEPKTPAASTIDRPIRERKSVERLVATIEKDSAREFHIAKGRGTALKDIPNVAYKLSRKKTDDTFKLLHTILFGRRGKAAQVKTNISRFSGFVWNDNEEKQMTKIKEKLDKCFKEKLVEFCDVLDIPISKANSRKEDIISKLMKFLVEPHATTSELLADKVQEQSSKGKKRKRVSKSSGSSTPSKGSAKSHKKTGSASKKAAEAKGTPPESEDESAEEKDDGHEEEGVNGFPERSEDEMSEQSVSEEKESESEKKESESEKESDDDKGKQKQRLSKSPAKKGSVSKTKSQKTTTSKKASSPPKKVTAKSKSISNSSDKKPSNKKKDESDKKLSAPKKSAVKESPGKKVLKVKDKLNEEKLKPSDDKLRDAICELLKEVDFNTATFTDILKQLAQQFNTDLAPRKSSVKLMIQEELTKLADADEANGEEDDGVGDAEKKNKASTQGVKV